The following nucleotide sequence is from Phycisphaerae bacterium.
AATCGTTCTGACGGCCGTGGTGACGAATTCGGACGACTGCAATCTGAACGAGACACTGGACGAATGCGAGATCGCGGCCGGTACGGCGGGCGACTGCAACAACAACGGCACCCTTGATGAATGTGAGCCGTCGCCGGTCGTTTGTCCGTGTCCCAGCGTACTCGGAAACGTCGACGCGATCGTTCCCGTGGACGGCCAGGATATCGACGATTTCGTCGGCTGTTTCCTCGCCGGGCCGGGCGTGCTGCCGCCTTGCGGATGCGCGGACATGGACCAGAACGGCGTGATCAACCAGGCGGACGTGGACCTGTTTGCCGACTGTCTGGTCGGCGCGGGATGTCCGTAAGCGCCTGCCCGAGCGACTTGTTGCACGGGTGGGGGGGTCCTATGATGGGCCTGTCGTGTCGGATGCCGTAGACATTCTCTTTACCGCTCCCCACCCGGACGACCTGGAGATCGGCTGCGGTGGGACGATCGCCCTGCTCGTCAAGCAGGGCTATCGCGTCGCGATGGTCCACCTGACCAACGGCGAGCCGACACCGCTGGGGGACCCCGAGACGCGGGTGAAGGAGATGCGGGCCGCGGCGGATATTCTCGGCGCGCAGGTCGTCGAGATCGTCGGACTCACCAATCGCGTGCTCATGGACGGTCCCGAGGCGCGGTACGCGCTGGCCAGCGTCGTACGGAAGCACCGACCGCGGGTGCTGGTCGGGATCGCCGGACGCACGGTCGCGGCATCGCCGGACCATTACCAGGCGCAGCTCATCACCGAGGCGACGCGGTTCTATTCTCAGCTTACGAAATGGGACGATCGGTTCGGCGGAACGCCGCCGCACCGGGTCGATCACCTCGTTTACCGGGCCATTCCGCGATCGGCGGAGATTCCGCACTTCCATGCACAGTTTGTCGTGGACATCAGCAGCACGATCGAGCAGAAGATTGCCGCGGTGGAGTGCTACCGGTCGCAGTTCCCATCGAAGCGGTTCGCCAACCTGAAGCACTACATGCTTTCCACGGCCGGCTATGAGGGTGCGGGCGGGGGTTACGATTACGGCGAGTTGTATTGCATGCCGCGACCGCTGGGGGTGACGGACATGATGTCGCTGTTTGGGAAGTGGCCGTTGCCATCGCCGATTGACCCGCCGAAGGTTTAGCATGTCGTCCGAAGCGATTGTTCAGGGTTACTATTTCGCGCGTACGGAGGCACCGGTTGGCGCTATCGTCATTGCGGCGGTCGTGCTGGTGCCGGTCGTGTGGTTCATCGCCACGCTCAATCGGT
It contains:
- a CDS encoding PIG-L family deacetylase — protein: MSDAVDILFTAPHPDDLEIGCGGTIALLVKQGYRVAMVHLTNGEPTPLGDPETRVKEMRAAADILGAQVVEIVGLTNRVLMDGPEARYALASVVRKHRPRVLVGIAGRTVAASPDHYQAQLITEATRFYSQLTKWDDRFGGTPPHRVDHLVYRAIPRSAEIPHFHAQFVVDISSTIEQKIAAVECYRSQFPSKRFANLKHYMLSTAGYEGAGGGYDYGELYCMPRPLGVTDMMSLFGKWPLPSPIDPPKV